The genome window ATTCCTCGCGCAACGCGGTAGCGGACCCGCACAACTGGTGGTGCAGCAACTGGTGAGTGGCGCCACGGTGCCGGTCGCCGGAATGGAATCGTGGCGCCCAACCGGCGTCGTGTTCGGTGCCACCGATGCGATGCTCTTTGTGGTCGCCGCGCCGGAGGGCGACAACAGTCGCAATGAGATCCTGCGGCTCGAGCGGCGCGACGCCGGCTATGCCGTTATCGGCCCCGTGGCGGCGATGAACGGCTTCAAGTCCGCGCCGCTTCCGCTTCCTGGTGGGCGATACCTGGTGCATGCCGTGGTGGCGGGAAATCCGGTACGGCTTCCGAGTGGTGCCGCAGGAATCAAGGCCGCCGCGTCGTTCGCGATTGTCGATCTGGTGGCCGGAACGTCGCGGTGGGTCAACGGGTCGTCCGCGTCGGTCTCGGCCGATGGTTCGGCGGTGACCTACCTGGTCAAGGCCGACAACGGTCAAAACTCCGTCGTGGTGGAGCCGATTGCCGGCGGCGCCCCGGTGGTAGTGAAGCGCGCGACGGAACAACTCGCCAACCCGGCGCTCTCGCCCGACGGCAGCCGCGTCGTCTTCCAGATGATGCCGACCTACGACTGGGAGTTGTACCTGATCGGAGCCGACGGGAAGAACGAGGTGCGCCTCACTCGCGAGATCCAGCACGACCTTTTCCCGGTCTGGCTCAACCAGAACAAGCTCCTTGCCGTGATCGGCGAAGCGCGGCACCGTCGCAGCTACATCTACGATGCGACCACGCTGCAGCGGACGCGGCTCTTCCACAACAACACCGTACGGACGATCGCCCCGGAATACGAATGGGTGGTCAGCGCCGATGGCTGTCGGGTACTGATCGTGGCCGAGCGAGACGGCAACACGGTCTCTCCTGAGCGTGGCGTCTATCTCACCGACCTCGACCTCACGGTGAGCGATGCCGATCTGCTGGCGCGGATTCGCGGCAACCGCGCTGCCGAGGTGTCGTTGCGCGACCGCGGCCTGGCGACGTTCAAGCCGATTGCGGCCCAGGTCCGGCAGGTCACCTCGCAGGTCGACGTGGCGCGGATCTTCGGATACGAAAAGTCGCTCTTCGATTTCGATTCGAAGCACATCAGTCAGCCCGGCAACGCCAAGGCAATCGACTACCTCCTCAAGACCTACCGCACCTTCGGTTACGTGGCGGGGCCGCAGTGGTTCTCGCCACCGGGTGCGCTCGGGGGCAAGAGTGCCAACGTGCTCGCGGTGCTCAAGGGCACCGAACACCCGGAGCTCGTCTATGTCGTGTCATCGCACTTCGACTCCCGCGCCGAGGGACCTGGCGCCGATGACAACACCTCTGGCACGGCCGCGCTGCTCGAAGCCGCGCGCGTGCTTGCGGCGCACCCGCAACCCGCGACCATCATCTTCGCGTCGTTCACGGGCGAGGAAGCCGGGCTGCTGGGGAGTCGGGAGTTTGTGCGTCGGGCCGTCGCGGACAGCGTGCAGGTCGTCGGCGCGCTCAACAATGACATGCTCGGCTGGACCAACGACGGTCGACTCGACAACACCATCCGCTATTCCAATCCCGGGATCCGTGACATCCAGCACGCCGCCGCCCAGCAATTTTCGCAGATGATTACCTATGACGCGCTCTACTACAAGAGCACCGATGCGGCGGCGTACTACGAGGCGTATGGCGACATCGTCGGCGGGATCGGGTCGTACCCCGTGCTGGGGAATCCCCACTACCATATGTCCCACGATGTACTCGAATTCGAGAACCATCAGCTCATCGCCGAGGCCAGCAAGACCACAGTGGCGACCCTGATGCTGCTGGCCTCCTCCCCGTCACGGCTGGGCGGGCTGGCCCTCGACCGGCTGGCCGGTGGCACCGCCGAGATCCACTGGAATCCGAGCCGGGAGGGGGGGGTGGCGCGGTACGAGGTGACCTGGGGCCCGGAATCGGACCCGATGGCCCACCGGTTGACCACGCTTAGCCCCAAGGCGCGTCTGGTCGGGGCCGCCCCAGGGATGGTGGTGCAGGTTCGGGCGGTAAACCGCCGGGGGCTGGCCGGCTGGGACTGGGCGCGGTTGCGGCTCAACCCGTTGCCGTGATAGGTTTTCCGCCCTGTGTCAGGGGCTTGCGCCCCAGGAGAAACGCGATGCTCTACTACTTCGGAATGGTGATGGCGGGTGTCGGCGCGGGCGTGCTGATCACGGCGCTCACGTTCGTGACCCTGATGCTCACAGCCGTCATCTTCTCGATGTTCGCGTTCACCGCTTCGCCGATCCTCGACAAGATCTTCAAGGACTGACTTTGCCGGTCTCCTCATCCTCCGCGCCGGGCTCTGGCGTGGAGGCGGAGCGATAGGCACCCTCGAAGTTGATCTTGGCGCCGGCAAGCAGCTCTCGCAGCCCGCGGACCTTGACCTCATGTCCCCCCGTCCGCCGCATCAACATCCCCATGAATCCGAAGTTGTCGGCGAGGGCGCCGAGGCCGAGTCCGGCGGCCTGGGCCTTCATCTCGTCGAGTTGTCGGCGGAGCGCCCGCATCTGGGTGTCGTCGGCGTGATGGGTCGACATCATCTCGATGATCTTGGTGGCCTTTTCGAGCCGCGCCGGAACGAGCTCGAGCCACTGGAGCTGCGCCTGTTGCCGCGCAGTGAGTTTGGGTGCCACGGGGGACTCCTGATGCA of Gemmatimonadota bacterium contains these proteins:
- a CDS encoding M20/M25/M40 family metallo-hydrolase translates to MRVTRLLIAALLLPLSLRAQRAPVPRAAVAVDSGSYRVAALAWEHGDFIGALDGFARIMATPLKETFRDSIALVTGELYQTRELTQDGSRPAFSPKGTFASYETGPITNRVTRIVRSAPGLTPVREVGGAAAAISPSDTLVAFLAQRGSGPAQLVVQQLVSGATVPVAGMESWRPTGVVFGATDAMLFVVAAPEGDNSRNEILRLERRDAGYAVIGPVAAMNGFKSAPLPLPGGRYLVHAVVAGNPVRLPSGAAGIKAAASFAIVDLVAGTSRWVNGSSASVSADGSAVTYLVKADNGQNSVVVEPIAGGAPVVVKRATEQLANPALSPDGSRVVFQMMPTYDWELYLIGADGKNEVRLTREIQHDLFPVWLNQNKLLAVIGEARHRRSYIYDATTLQRTRLFHNNTVRTIAPEYEWVVSADGCRVLIVAERDGNTVSPERGVYLTDLDLTVSDADLLARIRGNRAAEVSLRDRGLATFKPIAAQVRQVTSQVDVARIFGYEKSLFDFDSKHISQPGNAKAIDYLLKTYRTFGYVAGPQWFSPPGALGGKSANVLAVLKGTEHPELVYVVSSHFDSRAEGPGADDNTSGTAALLEAARVLAAHPQPATIIFASFTGEEAGLLGSREFVRRAVADSVQVVGALNNDMLGWTNDGRLDNTIRYSNPGIRDIQHAAAQQFSQMITYDALYYKSTDAAAYYEAYGDIVGGIGSYPVLGNPHYHMSHDVLEFENHQLIAEASKTTVATLMLLASSPSRLGGLALDRLAGGTAEIHWNPSREGGVARYEVTWGPESDPMAHRLTTLSPKARLVGAAPGMVVQVRAVNRRGLAGWDWARLRLNPLP